The following are encoded in a window of Strix aluco isolate bStrAlu1 chromosome 15, bStrAlu1.hap1, whole genome shotgun sequence genomic DNA:
- the POLR3E gene encoding DNA-directed RNA polymerase III subunit RPC5 encodes MANEEDDPIIQEIDVFLARSLLEKLYLFQYPIRPASMTYDDVTHLSAKIKPKQQKVELEMAIDTLNPNYCRSKGEQIALNVDGTCTDETSTYSSKLMDKQTFCSSQAASNVSRYAAAVYKKGELHLTPLHGILQLRPSFTYLDKADAKHREREAANEGGDSSQDEAEDDVKQITVRFSRPETEQARQRRVQSYEFLQKRQAEEHWVHLHYYGLKDSRSEHERQYLFSQGHGLAENTELIKSPSEYLMMLMPPSIEEENDKPMAPSNVLSMAQLRTLPLADQIKILMKNVKVMPFANLMSLLGSGTDSTAVLRCIQQVAMLVQGNWVVKSDVLYPKDTSSPHSGVPAEVLCRGRDFVMWKFTQDRWVVRKEVAAVTKLCPEDVKDFLEHMSVARINKGWEFMLPYDEDFVKKHPDIVQRQHMLWMGIQAKLEKVYNLLKEHLTPKKQEAQSAHPLLVSGEQRVNMAKAKVKQNYGQLEKEFQKQKAEMKSNDTSAKMDVSNIRIKEEPVSDEEPMDTSAYEGMNNGIVNGLHAEEDSADSLNGHLPGGCIDRVAQELKAFVSSTFKKQFVLTLSELKRLFNLHLASLPPGHTLFSGISDKMLQDMVLDTGCKQILVPFPPQTAASPDELKVYALWEAGDTYDQHRQVLLEIFSKNYRVRRNVIQNQLSQECGEDLNKQEVDRVLKDCCVSYGGMWYLKGTVQS; translated from the exons ATGGCAAATGAAGAAGATGATCCAATTATACAAGAG atTGATGTGTTCCTGGCCAGAAGTCTACTGGAGAAACTGTATCTGTTTCAG TATCCTATTCGTCCAGCTTCCATGACGTATGATGATGTTACACATTTATCAGCGAAGATAAAACCAAAGCAACAGAAG GTTGAACTTGAAATGGCCATTGATACTTTGAATCCTAACTACTGTCGCAGCAAGGGAGAACAGATTGCTCTCAATGTAGATGGCACGTGTACAGATGAAACAAGTACCTATTCCTC GAAGCTGATGGACAAGCAAACTTTCTGCTCTTCGCAAGCTGCGAGTAATGTTTCCCGCTATGCAGCTGCTGTTTATAAAAAAG GTGAACTTCACCTCACTCCACTACATGGAATTCTTCAGCTGAGGCCAAGCTTCACCTACTTGGACAAGGCTGatgcaaaacacagagaaagagaagctgCTAATGAAG GTGGTGATTCATCCCAGGATGAAGCTGAAGATGATGTTAAGCAAATTACT GTACGGTTCTCCCGCCCTGAGACTGAACAAGCTCGTCAACGACGTGTTCAGTCCTATGAGTTCCTGCAGAAGAGACAAGCAGAAGAGCACTGGGTTCATCTACACTATTATGGCTTGAAG GATAGCCGTTCTGAACACGAGCGCCAGTATTTATTTAGTCAGGGTCATGGCCTTGCTGAAAACACGGAATTAATTAAATCTCCCAG tgAATATTTAATGATGCTGATGCCTCCAAGCATAGAGGAAGAGAA TGACAAACCAATGGCTCCAAGCAATGTGCTTTCTATGGCCCAGCTGAGAACTTTACCCCTTGCTGATCAGATTAAGATCCTGATGAAGAACG TGAAAGTCATGCCATTTGCAAATCTGATGAGTTTGCTAGGCTCTGGGACTGACTCTACGGCAGTTCTCCGCTGTATACAGCAGGTGGCAATGCTGGTCCAGGGAAACTGGGTGGTGAAGAG TGATGTCCTCTATCCGAAAGATACTTCTAGTCCACATAGTGGAGTCCCTGCAGAAGTGCTCTGTAGAGGGAGAGACTTTGTT ATGTGGAAGTTCACACAGGACCGCTGGGTTGTGAGAAAGGAAGTGGCAGCAGTTACAAAA CTTTGCCCAGAAGATGTGAAAGACTTCCTAGAGCACATGTCTGTGGCAAGAATAAACAAAGGTTGGGAGTTCATGCTCCCTTACGATGAAGACTTTGTTAAGAAGCATCCAGATATAGTTCAGAGGCAACATATGCTGTGGATGGGCATTCAGGCCAA attagAAAAGGTCTATAATCTCTTAAAGGAGCATTTGACACCAAAGAAACAAGAGGCACAATCAG CTCATCCATTGCTGGTTTCTGGGGAGCAGAGAGTCAACATGGCTAAAGCAAAAGTCAAGCAGAACTATGGGCAGCTGGAGAAGGAGTTCCAGAAGCAAAAGGCAGAGATGAAATCAAATGACACCTCAGCCAAGATGGATGTTTCCAATATCCGCATTAAAGAGGAGCCTGTGAGTGATGAGGAGCCAATGGATACCTCGGCTTATGAGGGCATGAACAACGGCATTGTCAACGGCCTCCATGCAGAGGAGGACTCTGCAGACTCTTTAAACGGCCACTTGCCTGGAGGCTGCATTGACCGGGTAGCCCAAGAACTGAAGGCATTTGTGTCGTCAACGTTTAAGAAACAATTTGTACTCACTCTGAGTGAGCTTAAACGGTTATTTAACCTTCACTTAGCCAGTCTGCCTCCAGGACATACGTTGTTCAGTGGCATTTCAGACAAAATGTTACAGGACATGGTGTTGGACACTGGCTGCAAACAGATTTTGGTGCCT TTTCCTCCACAGACTGCTGCTTCACCAGATGAACTAAAGGTCTATGCACTTTGGGAAGCTGGTGACACTTACGATCAg CATCGCCAAGTTTTGCTTGAAATCTTTTCGAAAAATTATCGAGTGCGCAGGAATGTCATCCAGAATCAGTTGAGTCAAGAATGTGGAGAAGATCTAAACAAGCAGGAGGTGGATAGAGTGTTAAAG GACTGCTGTGTCAGCTACGGCGGAATGTGGTATCTTAAGGGGACGGTGCAGTCCTGA